Genomic window (Magnolia sinica isolate HGM2019 chromosome 6, MsV1, whole genome shotgun sequence):
TTTTATCAATTTATTTTACTTTAGTTTATTTTTGATCTGTGGTTACTTTTGAATTTAGATGATATGGGATGAAGTGGGAGAGTCTGATTCTGAGAGGGACAAAATGCTATTTGAGCTAGAACAAGAGTGCCTAGAGGTATACAAAAGGAAGGTTGACCGGGCAAACCGCTTTAGAGCTCAACTACGGCAAGCAATAGCTGATTCTGAAGCGGAGCTTGCAGCCATATGTTCTGCaatgggcgagctaccagtgcaTCTCAGGCAGGTGTGTCTCCATGGCCTTTTTCCTCCTTTTTTACATGAAGAATGCAGactacattattattattattattattattattattattattattatttgtattaaCTATTGACATTGGGCCTTGCAAATGATAACCCTCTTCATGATATGCATGCGAGCCTGTCACACTTGTGAGATCTGGGCCAccgatcaggtggaccatgctatcTATGCACCCTGGCTCAAAAAATCAAGATGGTCAGCTTATCAGGTCAGAGCACGATAAAAATGGATAGTTGATTCAATTCACCAAATGCTCCACATTCAATGTCCAGGTGTGACAAGCCTGATAAGCAGACCATCCTGCTTCTGGATTAGCACAATATACCTGAACTGAATGAGTGCCATGCTTGCACATGTTCTCCAATATTATTCTTAATCTTCATCATGAGATAATCGTCCGTGTCTCTATTTGAAAAGAAATGCCAGATGGTGAGACAGCCTGACTTTTATAAAATGAACATAAGCATTTTCTGATTTGCATCACTTTTTTATTGTGTTATCTACCTTCTGTGGATATTTTGTATTTGGGTTCCCATCTTCAGCCCGATCAGAAGACAAAAACCTTAAATGAAGAACTTAGGTCCACTTTACAACAGCTAGAGGAGATGCAAAAGAGGAAATGTGACAGGTTgaatcaatttcatgaagttttaGAGCAAATACAACAGATCTCTATGGAGATTTCTGGATCTGGAGAGTACACTACATCTAAAATGGTTGTGGATGAAACTGATCTGTCCATGAGAAAGCTCGAAGAATTACATAGACAACTCAAGGCACTCCAAAAAGAGAAGGTATGAGCTTGTATTTTCCAAAATCACATGGCTTTATAGGGTTACCATACCTTAACCTTCATTCTGTTGTTCTTCTACCACTGATGTTGCTTAATTTTCTTCACTTGCAGATTGATCGCCTGCAGCAGGTCTTGAACCACCTAAACACATTGAGCTCTCTATGTTTAGTCCTGGGTATGGATTTTAAGCATACTGCTGGTGAGGTTCACCATAGTTTAGATGATTTTGAAGGATCAAAGAACATCAATGATGAGACAATTGAAAGGTTGGCTGTTGCTATACAGAGATTGCGGGAGATTAAGATACAGAGAATGCAGAAGGTAAGTTATGGCAACTAATTTATTTTATGGAGGAATGTTGGTTGCACACATTTATGTATTACAAGGTCTCTTGGGAACATGTGGATATCGCACATTTGATGGGCCATGCCATATATGTAGCATCACCTAAAAAAACAGGCCAGATGGATGATCCCAAGTACTCGATTTGAGGAAAGAAACTGTCACCATCCATTTTTAGGTCCTGTTCCACTCAAgcagctaggatcatccaatcatgtATATTTTGGGCCATGGTCCCTTTATAATGTGGCCCAGTGGGACAGTGGTCTAGTAAGATTCCTCTATGTTATgatgatctgattcattcttttcATCTTTAGACTGACCTTTTACCTGTGGCAGCTTCAAGATCTTGCAACTTCTATGTTGGAGCTATGGAATTTGATGGACACACCTGTTGAGGAGCAGCAGATGTTTCACAGCATTACCTGTAATGTAGCTGCTATGGAACACGAAATAACTGAGCCCGACACTCTATCAATGGACTTCTTAAGCTATGTGAGTCTGCAGCTGTAAATGCATATGGTTTTCCAGCTATTATCTTGAAGTAGGTAGCAGCAAAAGTTTTGAGGGGATTTGCAGCTATTATTTACAAGTAGCTTCAACGTTTTGGTACTACTTTCTGAGCAGGTGGAGGCAGAAGTTTTGAGGCTCGAAGAGTTAAAAGCAAGCAAGATGAAGGAGCTTGTTCTGAAGAAGAGGTCTGAATTGGAGGATATTTGCAGGCGGACGCGCATGGCAGCTGAAACAGATACTGCTCTAGAATATGCAATTGAAGCTATGGAGTCAGGTAAATAGTCTATTTAGTGGTTGGTAGTGTAGCAGGCAAACCCTGCCACACACAACCAGCTGCTGATTCAAGCAAAGTCACAAATAGCTTCTGTAAGATTGAGGTTTATCTTCAGAGCACAATTGCAAATGTGGCAAACATTTGTGAGACCTGGTTTGTTCATCAGGGTAGGCCCACTTTGAAACATGTCCTGATCCAAAGTTGAGGCCTGACTGCTCAATAGGCAGGCTACACATGTTTGTTTTTTTCCTAACTGTAATGTCCATTTCTCATACATGGTCGTCCAACGTGATGAATGGACcgtcctgatttttgggtcagggCGTATTCAACGTAGCACTCACCTGATGCACGGCCTCCATCTTGCACATGTTTGCAGCTCTTTCATGTGGTAATTAAGAGGCATGCAATTGTCTGTTGCTTCTGATGGTGCCTTCTCTTTTCAATGCAGGAGCCATTGACCCTTCCTGCGTCTTGGAGCAAATTGAGCTTCGAATTGCTGAGGTGAAAGAAGAAGCTTTTAGCAGGAAAGAAATCCTTGAAAAGGTCGAGAAATGGCTGGCTGCATGTGAAGAGGAAAGCTGGCTTGAAGAGTACAACCGGGTTAGGCATATTTCGCATTTGTCTTCATCAAAAGACATTATTATTTCATCAGATCCTCATCTCTTGAACAATGCAGTATCTTGACCATTTGGCTATTTTTAGGATGAGAACCGATACAATGCCGGAAGGGGGGCGCATCTTGCACTGAAGCGTGCTGAAAAAGCTCGTGCTATAGTTACAAAACTCCCAGGTGCAAATAGCATCCCACATTCTAATGTCACTTTGTTTAATTACGATGCTTGTATCGTCgaactgcttcttttttttcttttttttttccaacgtaCCTTCCAAAAAGTAGATGAGGAAAGGAAAATGTTACATCTGAGGAAAACtatggaaaaaagaaatatgTGAAAAAGAATCCATTACTAACCTATTTGTTTTAGCATATTTGATTGATTTCAGTGTAAATGTGGAATGGTCAATAGTAAAAAAATGAGAGTTGTCTCTCAAAAAGGGTGGAAACTCCATTTCTTAGGTTTTAGAGCGGAAAAAAAAGCAATGACACTTATCTGAAGAAATCTGAGGAAAACAAAATCGATTTCCTAAGCCCTCTCGTCTTTCACAAAGGAGAGAAACTGTCACATCtgaggaaattgatttccttaCCTCAGTTGTGAGTTCCACCAGTCCAAACAGCCCCCAAGGCCTAAGTTGC
Coding sequences:
- the LOC131248099 gene encoding 65-kDa microtubule-associated protein 3-like; this encodes MEAPDPKQNDRYRTELLNQRNSSFGMSNLPNNRLVQMETTCGSLLYELQMIWDEVGESDSERDKMLFELEQECLEVYKRKVDRANRFRAQLRQAIADSEAELAAICSAMGELPVHLRQPDQKTKTLNEELRSTLQQLEEMQKRKCDRLNQFHEVLEQIQQISMEISGSGEYTTSKMVVDETDLSMRKLEELHRQLKALQKEKIDRLQQVLNHLNTLSSLCLVLGMDFKHTAGEVHHSLDDFEGSKNINDETIERLAVAIQRLREIKIQRMQKLQDLATSMLELWNLMDTPVEEQQMFHSITCNVAAMEHEITEPDTLSMDFLSYVEAEVLRLEELKASKMKELVLKKRSELEDICRRTRMAAETDTALEYAIEAMESGAIDPSCVLEQIELRIAEVKEEAFSRKEILEKVEKWLAACEEESWLEEYNRDENRYNAGRGAHLALKRAEKARAIVTKLPVLVEALASKTAASEKERGTEFRYDGVRLLSMLEEYSLLREEKEQECRRQCDQKRLQGQLMAEQEALFGSKPSPLKPPSAKKVARTSACSATANRRLSVGGGALQPSKLDFYPSKQIHGLATAAVVSHPPIKGDQLPQDDSQMDDGMTALRKPFSPINALSSKVTASNCLDHPNSFHNGISLKSVPVNNTSLTTPSKRAIVPDDQNRTPKAVPTPAPATPLTVSTPMQTATTLGTVSVPYGTIATDVLEEEIEYSFEERRAGFLIL